Proteins encoded by one window of Juglans regia cultivar Chandler chromosome 15, Walnut 2.0, whole genome shotgun sequence:
- the LOC108980082 gene encoding ACT domain-containing protein ACR3: MSRVCWPYFDPEYESFSTRINPPRVSVDNISCHDCTLIKVDSINKPGILLEVVQILIDLDLIITKAYISSDGGWFMDVFHVTDQQGNRVTDSKTIDYIEKALGPNGHVKDKLRTWPGKRVGVHSIGDHTAIELIGRDRPGLLSEISAVLANLNVNVVTAELWTHNGRIACVLYVNDNTTNRAVDDPTRLSVMEEQLKNILRVREDDKWEGCTSFSMGYTHVDRRLHQMFFADRDYERGGVTTEIDYPPAFKPKITVDRCEEKGYSVISVRCKDRAKLMFDIVCTLTDMQYVVFHATISSDGPYASQEYFIRHVDGCTLDTEGEKERVVKCLEAAIQRRVTEGLSLELCAKDRVGLLSEVTRILRENGLSVTRADVTTVGEQAVNVFYVRDASGKPVDTKTIEALRKEIGHTIKLNVKKVPAASLKAPEASGWAKTSFFFGNLLERFLA; the protein is encoded by the exons ATGTCAAGAGTTTGTTGGCCATACTTTGATCCTGAATATGAGAGCTTTAGCACCAGAATTAATCCTCCAAG GGTGTCCGTAGACAACATTAGTTGCCATGACTGTACTCTAATCAAG GTTGACAGCATTAACAAACCAGGAATTCTGTTGGAAGTTGTGCAAATACTGATAGATCTTGACCTCATCATTACCAAAGCTTACATCTCCTCTGATGGTGGATGGTTCATGGATG TATTTCATGTCACGGATCAACAAGGAAACAGGGTAACAGACAGCAAAACCATCGACTACATAGAGAAG GCTTTAGGACCAAATGGACACGTGAAGGACAAGTTGAGGACTTGGCCAGGCAAAAGGGTTGGGGTACACTCTATTGGTGATCACACAGCTATTGAGCTCATTGGCAGGGACCGTCCTGGTCTCTTATCTGAGATCTCCGCTGTTCTTGCCAACCTCAACGTTAATGTTGTTACAGCTGAACTATGGACGCACAATGGGCGAATAGCATGTGTTCTTTATGTCAATGATAACACCACAAACCGTGCCGTAGATGACCCAACAAGATTATCTGTAATGGAGGAGCAGCTTAAGAACATCTTGCGAGTACGTGAGGATGACAAGTGGGAGGGCTGCACAAGTTTCTCCATGGGGTACACCCATGTTGATAGACGGCTCCATCAGATGTTTTTTGCTGATAGGGACTATGAAAGAGGTGGAGTAACAACTGAGATTGATTATCCTCCTGcattcaaaccaaaaattaCAGTTGACCGTTGCGAGGAAAAGGGGTACTCAGTGATTAGTGTACGGTGCAAAGATCGTGCAAAACTAATGTTTGACATCGTGTGCACACTCACAGACATGCAATATGTTGTTTTCCATGCCACCATTTCATCAGATGGCCCGTATGCATCACAG GAATATTTTATTCGTCACGTGGATGGGTGCACACTTGATACCGaaggagaaaaggaaagggTCGTTAAATGTCTTGAAGCAGCTATTCAAAGAAGAGTAACTGAG GGTCTAAGCCTAGAGCTCTGTGCAAAGGATAGAGTAGGTTTACTATCTGAAGTAACAAGGATCTTGAGAGAGAATGGATTATCAGTCACCAGAGCGGATGTAACAACAGTTGGGGAGCAAGCAGTGAATGTTTTCTACGTTAGAGACGCTTCAGGGAAGCCGGTGGACACAAAGACCATTGAAGCACTTCGCAAAGAAATTGGACACACAATCAAGCTCAATGTGAAGAAGGTCCCAGCAGCAAGTTTAAAGGCACCTGAGGCTAGTGGATGGGCTAAAACGAGCTTCTTCTTTGGTAACTTGTTGGAAAGGTTCTTAGCTTAA
- the LOC108983489 gene encoding uncharacterized protein LOC108983489: protein MVYEQKNIAVQQVIDHALSVIRAYIDMKHLPKRKAREYYDWKPPPTGWLKLNVDSAVFSELHKAEVGVVLRDDVGKVILAASKVEFEVNTAEAIESLAIFRALQLCTSMGIQRLIMESDCLIAIQVLNNELVSDAMLVPLLSEIRKLLRVFVECKFQHVYRDGNRVAHSLARYAWNVENISMWNECCPNFIS, encoded by the coding sequence ATGGTTTATGAGCAAAAAAATATTGCAGTCCAACAGGTCATTGATCATGCTCTTTCTGTTATAAGAGCTTATATTGATATGAAACATTTGCCTAAGCGGAAAGCTCGAGAGTATTATGATTGGAAGCCCCCACCAACGGGTTGGTTGAAACTAAATGTGGATAGTGCTGTTTTTAGTGAACTTCATAAGGCAGAGGTGGGTGTGGTGCTCAGAGATGATGTTGGTAAGGTGATATTGGCAGCAAGCAAGGTAGAGTTTGAAGTGAATACTGCTGAAGCCATTGAATCGCTGGCTATTTTTCGTGCCTTACAGCTGTGTACTAGTATGGGGATCCAAAGATTGATTATGGAATCAGATTGCTTGATAGCTATCCAAGTGCTCAACAATGAACTTGTTTCTGATGCAATGTTAGTTCCATTATTGAGTGAAATAAGAAAGTTGTTAAGAGTGTTTGTAGAGTGTAAATTTCAACATGTCTATAGAGACGGTAATCGGGTTGCTCATTCTCTTGCGCGATATGCTTGGAACGTTGAGAATATCTCAATGTGGAATGAGTGTTGTCCAAACTTTATTTCTTAG